The Microtus pennsylvanicus isolate mMicPen1 chromosome 5, mMicPen1.hap1, whole genome shotgun sequence DNA segment AAACTACCTGACTCTGCTGCCTGTTGAAAGCTAATTTCAATTCTTTCTGTTAGGTGAGAAAACAATGCAAACTACCTTGTTTGCTGGAGTTCAGAAAAGTAATTACGTGAGCCAAAGGCATCTGAGTCAAGATACTGTAAGCTaaatttcaaatgtttaaaaaaaatagcatttcacTAACTAAAAATTGTTGCCCACGTCCTCCTCTTCCCCAAGTTAAAAGAGTCAGCAGAGGATCAGAGAAattgatgtcttttttttatttcattttaaacagcCCCATACTTAGGACATCAAATAGGTATAGAATTTGGTAGTATTTGGGAAGATCTCTCCTAGGAAATGACTGTGTTGGAAAGCAACACCATTGTGCCAGCAAAATTATCAGATCTTTTACATTTATGGTCTGCATGGTTTTGCTATTTTACGATAAAGCACATGTTAGCAAATGGGGCCATGATGGAGTGTGCAGAATTGTTGAAGACCGCACATTTTGGAAGATGTCTCCTAGTAACCCATGTTGCTCTCCCAATGTCATTGTAACCCAcgtctctcttcttcctgctgcttATGGCTATTGATAATTTCTTTAACAAGCTTCATTGTGTCCCGGTATTCCGGAGATGTTTACACACTGGGCATGACATAGTGCTTCGTGCGGACTACTGCAAAATTTAAGGAAAGGCATTTCCCATTACTTCAGCTACTTAAAAACACAttaatgggagctggagagacggcctATCAGGGGTCttactgcccttccagaggacgaTCCAAGTTTGTTTCTCACATGGGCAGTTTACAGTCACCTGTAGTTCCAGCCCCAGGGAATTTGACACCCTTGTACATACAcggcagacacatacacacatttgtatgtatgtaagaaaaaaagtttaagagaacaacaaacaaaactggcAGTCAGTAAGATGGCTCAAATAATGCATCTGCCctgcaagcctggcaacctgagttcgaCTTCCATAACCCACGTAATGAAGGAAGAACCAACCCCACCATGCTGTCCCGTAGCCTCCATACCTCTTATACACCATGATAAATACGCGACTTTAACATAAAACATTGGGGATGCAGTGCAGTGGCAGAGCGCTTGCCTACTAAGCACAAAACACTGGGCCTGCTCCAAGCAGCACAGGCAGAAAGGGGTACAGGAAGGAACTCAAACCAGAGAATGTGTACAAACTGACATTTTTACAGAACATTAAAATTGGGTTTTCctaggcaaaaacaaaaaacctggccTTTTGTTCTTATGTTAAGTCATGTATACTTGGGAAAAATTAGTATATGTATTAAAAGTAAATTCATTTGACCTCATGTTAAACATACTGGTATAAAATCATAGAATAAAAATTCCCCTTTGCATTAAGTTACTGAGGACCAGAGCTAGAAAAGGACAGTGTGTCTATATAGTGGGCAATAAAAAACCTACCACAAAGACATTGCCAGCAGCCCTGAGTCCAACCTCCAGCACTACAAAACAAACAGCCCTTATGCAGTATGGCTATGTACCATTTAATACCTAATCTAGGAAAAGGGACAACAAATAAATCCCACCAAAACCAACAGCAGTATTTTCTGTCTAGTTGACAGCTCTTGTTACCTATTATGCTACAGTCTTGGGTAATAACTGTACATAATCTCCTTCACTAGAGAAGGGTTTAGCAGGGCTGGGCGCGGTGGTGCAAACCTGCAGCCTCAGCTCCTTGGAAGACTTGGGACAGGGCGAAGGAGTGTCAAGAGAGCCTGAAGAGCCTAGAGCCTGTTTCTCTAAGATGAGGCTGGTTGTAAAGATATAGTTTAGTCGTACAGCACACGttggggggctggaaagacagctcagtggtaaagagcatggGACGCTCTTGGAGAGGATccaggctccattcccagcacccatactgagGTTTCCAACCATCCATAACggcagttccaggggctctgatatGCTGTTAAACTCGGGTACCAGGTACATACgtagtgcacatatatacaaggTAGCAGAAcactcatatattttaaacacacacacacacacactgacaatcCCCGCAAGGTTGTAAATAATGGAGAAGCATGGGTTTGTGCAAAGTTGCATGCATCAACACAAGACACAGACTTCTAAACTCTCAGGTAGGTGCCATATCACCAAAAGAGTTTTAGACTAATAGGAAGATAGAATCCTAACACAAATTATCAGTTTAGCATTACCCCAGATTTACAGCAAGTAACTCAGTGGCATCTTGAGTACCAGAGCTGAAGTGtttgttaaataaaatcaacaaagacAGCTtaggtttttgtgtgtgtccttgcattatgtgtatgtgggtgccgAGTGGAAAGCCGAGGTCAGAATCCTTGGACCCGCATGGTGTCCGTCCTCTACGAGAGCTGGTGtctgaactgctgagccctctctagCCCCCTACTTCACATTTCACACTGCTAAATGTGGATCCATTCAAAGCCTGTTCATTTGtataaaatttgcatttttaaacgGGAATTACTTGACTGAAACACAAGCCTTTGACAAGAATTTAATCTCACTCAACATATGTCCACTCTTTGAAATAAGAATCTACCACTAATCATCCACACACACGAGCTCAACAAGAACCTAGAAAAGGGAACTATTGAAAACTACAAGAAAAACATGCAATTTAAAAAGCATAACCCAATCCAGGCAAAAAACTTTTTCCAGCCGTGGGGACTGAACTGAGGGGCTTTTAATGTCAGGCTCACTAACCTACACCTCCAGGCTccagaataaatatataaactgtAACTTTACAGTATTttctacatagaaaaaaatattggaaAGTTTACACATAACTTGAAAAGTGTAATTACTAAGTGTCAGAAAAACtactaacattttatttaatgttatatAAAACTATCTTAAATTGAACCAAACAATTGAATACATAACAAGATATCCTGAAGAGTTGTCTTTCACGTGCAGGAGACAAAGCTAAAGAGAGTAAACGCATGTTCATCGTAACTTTTCAGTCAATACAGCCTTTATTAACACAAAGTACCATCTACTGAACCACATACAAATTGGCCTagtgtgttgaaattttgatgcCCTGAAATTAAGGTTACTTCTGGACCTAACACACAGAGTAACCCACAAATACCAGTCCAAGCTCAATTTCATTTCTAGCTACTGTCATAAAtccatcttctggcctttgaTTGCAGCTAtgtgatacaaagaacaaagccATGTTAGAGATTGACTGGAGAGCCTTGTCATGGTGGCACTCCCAGCCCGGAACACAATTCCTGTGCCTCCATCCATCTATACTAAAGATGACCGAGTCACATTTAACCATTTCCAATGCGCTGCACAGCTCAAtgtgtaggctttttttttttcatttaaaggaggTTACGTTTATGATTTCTGTAGCTTCCAGAAAAACTGTTGTGTTAAACCAGTCCTAGGAAGAAAGTGAAGGCCCACATTGACAAACCTAGTGACAGCTTGTTCTACTACAGCTGGCCCATCATGCTCACTTCAGTGAGAACACTCAGCGTTTTCAGATGTTTGGTCTGTTTAGATGAATGACTGTCTTCAGGAGAGCCACAGCTTTAGCATGACTGACAGAACACTCGCTAGTGGAGGGTAGCTATCTAAGTCAACCACAGGGTCACACCACATCCTCGCTGCTTACTTTACAGCATTCCAGTAACGCAGGAAGACTGGATGAGCTCAGAATACCTAGACTCTGAGTTTAGATCAAGTTCATGAAGTGCTGCAGGATACAAGGGACCATGAAGAATGAAAAGGCAAGTGGCCCTGGAGGCTGGCGAAGATCATGCTTTGGACTGTCGGAAACGCACAGCGCCTCTCAGAAAGTCCTCATTTACTTGACTAGATGGCTACAGTTCAAATGGTGACTACTATTCCAAAAGGTGTACCTGGTAAGCTTCCAAAACTgcctttaaataaaattcttaaattgtagcaataaacaaaacacaagatgCAATTAAACAATACTGCAGTTTATCAAAAAACACATAAGAAATTTCAACTCTTATTGTTTGAGTTACAAAAATCAAGGTTTGGCTAAGTTATAAACATGTTTTTCTCATGTAATTATTGCATAACTCTAGTAATGCCCAGTGGCTGTTAAGATCAGAACTGGttcttaaaaaaacacaaaacataaaaatacttaGCCCCTGTATTTACCTGTAGAATATGTTCATTTACGCGTACATTCCAGGATTTGCtatattacttattattttaaaggTCACAtccaaaggagaaagcaaaccACCTACAAACTggcattatttgtttatttcttggcTTGTAACGTCCTCAATTTGTTGATGTAGCAAACAAATTTCAACTCTGCTATGCAAATGACAGAAGGAATCTGCTCAGCAATTAACTTTAGAGTTCATACAGGCAACATGCTATATGTGAAAAAATTACTAACTGAACTACAGGTATTAAATACTGAAAAAATTAacagtttattataatttattttatttaacaatctAGGAAGTTCGCAGCCATGAGAAGTTCCAGGGCTATTTCAGGTGCAATTGGGAATTCAGGAATCTCGGTGGAGCTGTTAGTGTAGCGGACCTTGTAGGTAAAGTACATGCACACTTTTGAGAGCACGTGCGAAGGGATCTCTCTAAAATTGACCTCGTTGGTTTCATTTTCGGCAAATTGACCTGCAAAACAAAAGGGTTATGCATGTTACGAACTGCACAGTACCTCTTGTCCAGCCATCGCAGAATGTGACTGTACTTGGGTAGTGTCGTTCAGCTAGGAGCTGACACAGTACGACTGGCATTTTCACCACAACAGACACATAcagaacagacagaaagagaactccaggacacacagagaagcacacatGAAGACAAAGCCCATTACTCAAAGACAAGTGCAGAGAATAATCAACACTAACAATTCTTTAGTGTGAAACACTGCAGAACTGTAGGGAAATAAAGTTCTGTACCTAAGCCATGTGGTATATAGCACTTTATTAGGCAGTAAATTAACAAATCTTAAAAGACTGACTGTCATTAGCAAAAGATAATCTGATTTCTCAGTAGATAcaacactttaaaattttttaacagTATCTGAAGGCttgatgcatgcatgcacatgcatacaactTCAACACTCAAGAGGCTGGCTGTTTAGCTAAATATAGGCTCAAAAAACAAACGCAAACAATTCATAGTAATGGGATGTTCTTATAAGACACTTCCTTCTGAACTAATGCTATATGAAGCGGTTTCCAGTCGTGCCTCAAAATGTCTTGCCCatataaatgttatttatatatcacagggacaattttttttttttgaaagtaggTCTCACtactgagtagccctggctgtcctaaactcattctgtagatcagactggcctcaaactcagagatctgcctgcctctgcctcctgagtgatgggattaaaggtctgcaccactcACTCACTGCCTGCAGAATTCTTTTAGATGTGCAACATTAAGTTGTACGTATATGCTAAATACAAAGAGGGCATTTCACatccagaaatatttttaaagaatgcatTATTTTAcagtatttggttttttgagacagggtctctctatgtaacactggctgtcctggaactcattctacagatcaggctggcctcgaactcggagattcacctgcctctgcctcatgagtgctgggattaaaggcatgcagcattTAAAAGTTCCAATTGCCATTAGTTAGGAGTAGGGTAGGATGAAAAACAAGTAGAACTCTGAGGTTAAAAGTAAATTTTGTTTGGCTAGTAGTTAAAATCCCTTTTCTAGAATATATGTAGGAAACACAACAGCCTTTATGACACTAGAGATGGgttttttaaaggtgaaaatcaTATACACTCAACTATTTTAAAGATTACAGTTTAATAGCATAATTGTGCAAGTCTCTCTTTGTCGAGTTCCAAAACCTTCATTACACAAAGCAAATGAAGCACTCTTCTCCTCTCCACCTGTGGATGTCTTACTGTGttattctggctgtcctggacagagatctgcctgcctctgcctcctgggtgctaagTTAAACATGtgcggaggcaggaagatcatgttTCCAAGAatcttaatttgtttctttttgttttctgaaacagggtttctctgtgtagccttggctatcctggactaGTTCTGTAGTTGAGGCTGTCTTGAACTCTCACAGatatatgcctgcctctgcctcatgagtattgggattaaaggagtgtgccactatTGACcagtgaataaaaaaaaaagatatgcaaaTGGCCAGCAAATACACGGATTGGTGTTCAAACTCAGCAGTTGCTAAGGAAATACTATAAAAACTATACTGAAGTAGCACTTCACAGTCAGCACAACAGCCATCAACAGGGAGgtggctcttacagaggatctggatttggttcccagcatccactgggACAACCACCTGTGATTctggttctaggggatctgatgccctcttctggctccacaAACTATTGCATGCAATACACATAAActcatacagatacatacacacatatacacataaatatgtaaGTAAAGAAACACTGGTGGCTCCTCTAAAACACAATGACCTATGACCAAATAGTCCCACAAAGCAAAAGACCCAAAAGCTGGTGCGGTAAACAAACACTTCTATATACTTGTGCCCACAACAACAGCACCATTCAGTTCAACTGTGCCGAGCAGATGAACACAATATAGCACACTCCTAGTACTAGGTGACTCTACCATATGAATGTACTTTGAAAGACATAGAAGGTCAAATACTGCATGGATTCC contains these protein-coding regions:
- the Eloc gene encoding elongin-C, whose product is MDGEEKTYGGCEGPDAMYVKLISSDGHEFIVKREHALTSGTIKAMLSGPGQFAENETNEVNFREIPSHVLSKVCMYFTYKVRYTNSSTEIPEFPIAPEIALELLMAANFLDC